From the Toxoplasma gondii ME49 chromosome VIIa, whole genome shotgun sequence genome, one window contains:
- a CDS encoding hypothetical protein (encoded by transcript TGME49_202930), protein MASELYKIPPGIVMEDQDESATVCSSQLETAEIIVCPVPGSSKAHSVVPPLPPVNYTTVRPGSTSINMYPGVEKAPFMYPSATPQDSWAPMKVLPQLRIPENGISLKDVVREGLGKMAQLLYKICGEPVPSNELYFLHYVPSPQQEVVYGRSPCVYTRGASPTFAAPQTQPTYTMETVRRQAVAAPAQTVLMVPASARASSWAVHEFHKPLKEQPAARPDPQKLLCFGHQGDERKLCFGLLTLPPRQIKYDFVTERTPICFDMWSKDTFVAVCRKCRQRLSKCPHCHKQSVIFHP, encoded by the coding sequence ATGGCGTCTGAGCTGTACAAGATTCCCCCGGGTATCGTGATGGAGGACCAAGACGAGTCAGCGACCGTTTGCTCTTCGCAGTTAGAAACAGCCGAAATTATCGTTTGCCCCGTGCCAGGTTCTAGCAAAGCCCATTCGGTGGTCCCCCCTCTGCCTCCTGTTAACTACACGACTGTTCGTCCAGGATCCACGTCAATTAATATGTATCCTGGGGTTGAGAAGGCGCCGTTCATGTATCCGTCGGCAACGCCGCAAGACTCATGGGCACCCATGAAAGTGTTACCGCAACTGCGGATCCCCGAGAATGGTATCTCGCTAAAAGACGTGGTTCGTGAGGGCCTTGGCAAGATGGCTCAGCTTCTCTATAAGATCTGCGGTGAACCTGTCCCTTCGAACGAGCTTTATTTCTTGCACTATGTACCCAGTCCTCAACAGGAAGTGGTATATGGACGAAGTCCGTGTGTCTACACCCGTGGTGCCTCCCCCACCTTTGCTGCGCCGCAGACACAGCCAACTTATACCATGGAGACTGTCCGGCGACAGGCAGTTGCTGCACCCGCACAGACGGTATTGATGGTACCCGCGAGTGCACGGGCCAGTTCTTGGGCAGTCCATGAGTTCCACAAGCCTCTCAAGGAACAGCCGGCCGCCAGGCCAGACCCGCAGAAACTGCTCTGCTTTGGGCATCAAGGCGACGAGCGCAAGCTATGTTTTGGTCTTTTgactcttcctcctcgtcaaATCAAATACGACTTCGTTACCGAGAGGACGCCGATATGCTTCGATATGTGGTCAAAAGATACCTTTGTGGCTGTATGCCGCAAATGTCGACAGCGCCTTAGCAAGTGCCCGCACTGCCACAAGCAAAGTGTTATTTTCCACCCCTGA
- a CDS encoding hypothetical protein (encoded by transcript TGME49_202950), whose translation MHSSSVEPGAPPTPGPSYPSSLPPSYTEQNVREMIAAFYSPSGCGVTPAQANEFLVDFQQHASAWPICISFLNHFARSSQSSSVDTGDECVLYFAAQTLAAQARAGFPQQLSLVLEKKRGGDSLGGARERHSSAASTVFKELREGLLQLLFSCRRAPKAVVRQLAVALSAALVFGACGGGDQAGQDRDVEAGVGNEEGLKEEIALEEILVTLGHELGEQAAGPLLEFLAALPQEVSSQRLSLSKPQRLAVLGTLLERHAPSALAAAASVFDFLEKREQTLSSSAEPAVTSEISTLKSAAVLAVQSWISAHLALLSVSSCQAAHPGGLSPIAAMCTRLLFRSLLPSHVSSSAPLSASALPSSSSLRVLLVTLQSASSVSRDAADAGPRRLPPETIDGLQAAADAVAALAALATAVANEEREDDGARGDMTRHQGPATSQREENEEGMKCMRQIMEIIVQGYAVGCNALQQEERRFMAPVDAERLQAFSAGLVELAKEVLPAFFHGDPWPLAPSAVSALSPSVSVSLEQIRAFAADTLVPHPSLDVKEIGLDFHYNFLFHFMSLLSQQQELQQNLQALEENFVAEQAARQAHTSQAADVSGALRTTGSSSANGDSTLDEAVGDSSASALATARRIYDAVVTETEQRRQRLSPVYLHFLDTLMAQVGAPSALAVVNEEVDLERWGRFRDEAAVNLTEATLVVGHAQILEKTKDELEAILKLASLAETGATPGAEANTAGGPKTRQAPEAPLPWQRLEVCLFVLTTVAPRAPAGDDKVIPLSLEVLPRLPYETALDFATGVGGNAQRKPTDEEREATALFLHAAAGRFILWTAGYIGTQKRLFASLIQFLTCTSLPFVTKAAQRQKVGLHCDAAVCKLRELAEEVLVEAVKALDASAAPMLAEEAAEEDVNLILNSLVSLILEENLSIDNRAALVLAAGAVLAPMPADRMRILHRQLLSSLGQNLREVLAQPDSSSTAYGNAVKLFFSAVQGLRPSYSLPLPPYSAGDLCEPLPKDSPYRHPVLDVTQELWETIEEAMKNPRRQEHLYEQSTYAIVAVILTCRAHVPRYMVLFRFLDVLAETFALYPTAYHLGALRTLEGLFGSAPEEPILAAVCDCMRRCVLATLERINVEGEHYVYRQPDLVGMTVDCVNIALLHPLLAIRFIQSPHSSDFTSQNEMTGVSQASESRNWFCTVALAVLQFAPTCHHPKVLHTFMVFFSRLAGWTDPPSQLHAFDRGGSIPWLLEAAEKTQQAVLALLVKPQPAAFSQAFPHGGKLEDAKKQGEKTYAAVVIHVIIQALTSVHSAVQSWIGNAAQTLLLLLHHPVLAEQGRVALEAAVMGLHPHLLSTEQRRTFLRNALAETSVRGFCVLCQQLADDANAQYQRSKFSAGVSGGSQGGEPTLSGDATSRGGDVLSMC comes from the exons ATGCATTCTTCCAGTGTCGAGCCGGGGGCTCCCCCGACTCCTGGCCCTTCgtatccttcttctctcccaccTTCGTACACAGAGCAGAATGTCCGTGAGATGATTGCGGCTTTCTACTCGCCGTCTGGGTGTGGAGTCACCCCTGCACAGGCAAACGAGTTCCTTGTCGACTTCCAGCAGCATGCGTCGGCCTGGCCGATCTGTATTTCCTTCTTGAACCACTTCGCTCGCTCGTCGCAGTCTTCATCTGTAGACACAGGCGACGAGTGCGTCCTCTATTTTGCCGCGCAGACTCTCGCGGCGCAAGCTCGCGCAGGCTTCCCTcagcagctgtctctggtgctggagaagaagcgggggGGAGACTCCTTGGGCGGCGCGAGGGAGCGACACAGTTCAGCCGCTTCGACTGTCTTCAAGGAACTCAGAGAGGGCCTtttgcagcttctcttctcgtgcAGACGAGCGCCAAAAGCCGTCGTGCGCCAGCTAGCAGTCGCCCTCTCTGCGGCCCTCGTGTTTGGCGCCTGCGGAGGGGGTGATCAAGCGGGTCAAGACCGAGACGTGGAGGCAGGGGTAGGCAACGAAGAAGGTCTGAAGGAAGAAATCGCTCTCGAGGAAATCCTTGTCACTCTTGGACACGAACTCGGAGAACAGGCTGCAGGACCTCTTCTTGAGTTTCTTGCTGCTCTCCCCCAAGAGGTGTCGAGCCAGAG gctgtctctctctaaGCCTCAGCGCCTCGCGGTTCTGGGGACCCTGCTGGAGCGCCACGCGCCCAGTGCGTTGGCGGCAGCGGCCTCCGTTTTCGATTttctcgagaaacgcgagcagacactttcctcgtctgctgAGCCAGCTGTGACGTCCGAGATTTCCACTCTAAAGTCCG ccGCCGTTTTGGCCGTTCAGTCTTGGATCTCCGCGCACTTggctctcctttctgtttcgtcttgtCAAGCTGCTCATCCTGGCGGTTTGTCTCCGATCGCTGCAATGTGCacgcgccttctctttcgttctttgcttccttcgcatgtctcttcttcggctcctctttccgcctctgctcttccatcttcctcctctctgagAGTCCTCTTGGTGACTCTGCAGTCTGCGTCGTCCGTGTCTCGAGATGCCGCGGACGCCGGTCCTCGACGCCTGCCTCCGGAGACAATCGACGGGCTTCAAGCCGCCGCGGACGCGGTCGCGGCGCTGGCGGCGCTTGCAACCGCGGTCGCAAacgaggaacgcgaagacgacggcgcCCGAGGCGACATGACCCGGCACCAGGGGCCTGCTACGTCTCAGCGGGAAGAGAATGAAGAGGGAATgaagtgcatgcgccagaTTATGGAGATTATTGTTCAAGGCTATGCTGTTGGCTGCAACGCCTTACaacaggaggaaagaagg TTTATGGCGCCCGTGGATGCGGAACGTCTCCAAGCGTTTTCAGCGGGTCTCGTTGAATTGGCTAAGGAAGTTCTTCCGGCGTTTTTCCACGGGGATCCGTGGCCGCTCGCGCCTTCGGCTGTCTCGGCCCTGTCGCCTTccgtctcggtctctctcgagcAGATCCGCGCCTTTGCGGCGGACACCTTGGTGCCGCACCCGTCACTGGACGTGAAGGAGATCGGTCTGGACTTCCACTACAACTTCCTCTTCCACTTCATGAGTCTCCTCTCGCAGCAGCAGGAGCTTCAACAGAACTTGCAGGCGCTCGAAGAGAATTTTGTGGCGGAGCAGGCGGCGAGACAGGCACACACTTCTCAGGCGGCGGACGTCTCTGGAGCCCTTCGGACCACcggctcttcttccgcgaACGGAGACTCGACACTTGATGAGGCCGTCGGAgactcttctgcgtctgccctGGCTACAGCGAGGCGCATCTACGACGCCGTCGtcacagagacagagcagaggagacagcggctcTCGCCTGTCTACCTCCACTTCCTCGACACTTTAATGGCACAGGTGGGGGCTCCCTCCGCCCTCGCCGTTGTCAACGAAGAAGTCGACCTCGAGAGGTGGGGCAGGTTTCGAGATGAAGCCGCAGTAAATCTGACGGAAGCGACTCTCGTGGTTGGGCACGCGCAGAtcctggagaagacgaaagacgagCTGGAAGCGATTCTCAAGTTGGCTTCGCtggcggagacaggggcgACTCCTGGCGCCGAGGCCAACACCGCAGGTGGACCG AAAACACGACAGGCTCCCGAAGCGCCGCTGCCGTGGCAACGGCTGGAagtgtgtctcttcgtgCTCACTACTGTCGCCCCACGAGCCCCTGCTGGAGACGACAAAGTCATCCCACTCTCTCTGGAAGTTCTGCCTCGCCTGCCGTATGAGACAGCTCTTGATTTCGCAACCGGTGTGGGCGGCAATGCGCAGAGAAAGCcaacagacgaagagcgagaagccacagctctctttctccatgCTGCCGCGGGTCGATTCATTCTCTGGACTGCAGGCTACATTGGCACCCAGAAGCGTCTGTTTGCTTCCCTCATTCAATTTCTCACCTGCACGAGCTTGCCGTTCGTCACCAAAGCTGCGCAG CGCCAGAAAGTCGGTTTACACTGTGACGCCGCCGTCTGCAAACTGCGAGAACTCGCAGAAGAAGTTCTCGTTGAAGCCGTGAAAGCTCTGGACGCTTCTGCCGCGCCAATGCTCGCGGAGGAAGCTGCTGAGGAGGATGTTAACCTCATTCTCAACTCGCTTGTTTCTCTTATTCTCGA agaaaatcTCAGCATCGACAACCGTGCGGCTTTGGTCCTCGCGGCCGGTGCAGTCCTGGCGCCGATGCCTGCTGACAGGATGCGCATTCTGCACAGGCAGCTATTGAGC TCTCTAGGCCAAAATCTAAGGGAAGTGTTGGCACAGCCGGATAGCTCTTCGACGGCGTACGGAAATGCTGTTAagctgtttttctccgcggTTCAAGGCTTGCGTCCTTCCTACTCTCTACCTCTCCCCCCTTACTCGGCAGGCGATCTGTGCGAGCCTCTACCTA AGGACAGCCCGTACCGGCATCCCGTCCTTGATGTCACGCAAGAGCTGTGGGAGACAATTGAGGAGGCGATGAAGAATCCCAGAAGACAAGAGCATCTGTACGAGCAGTCGACCTACGCAATTGTCGCGGTCATCTTGACATGTCGCGCTCACGTTCCTCGTTACAT GGTGCTCTTTCGATTCCTCGACGTGCTCGCAGAAACCTTTGCGCTGTATCCCACTGCGTACCACCTGGGGGCCTTGCGGACACTGGAGGGCCTTTTCGGCAGTGCGCCTGAGGAACCGATCTTGGCGGCTGTCtgcgactgcatgcggcgtTGCGTCCTGGCGACTCTCGAGCGAATCAAC GTGGAAGGCGAACACTacgtgtacagacagccggACCTCGTTGGCATGACGGTGGACTGCGTGAACATCGCACTTTTGCATCCTCTCTTGGCAATCCGTTTCATCCAGTCTCCCCATAGCAGCGACTTCACCAGTCAGAACGAGATGACAGGAGTCTCGCAAGCGTCAGAGTCCCGGAACTGGTTCTGTACCGTCGCCCTTGCTGTTCTCCAATTCGCACCCACTTGTCACCATCCAAAG GTTCTCCACACATTCatggttttcttctcgcgtctcgcagGCTGGACGGACCCACCCTCGCAGCTCCACGCCTTTGACCGAG GGGGCTCGATTCCATGGTTGCTCGAAGCCGCGGAGAAGACCCAGCAAGCGGTTTTGGCTCTCCTTGTGAAGCCCCAGCCGGCCGCGTTTTCGCAAGCATTTCCCCACGGAGGCAAGCTGGAGGACGCAAAAAAACAGGGCGAGAAGACTTACGCGGCCGTGGTGATTCACGTGATTATCCAAGCACTCACGAGTGTGCACTCTGCCGTTCAGTCGTGGATAGGAAACGCCGCTCAAacacttcttctccttctgcacCATCCCGTTTTAGCGGAGCAGGGCCGGGTGGCTCTGGAAGCCGCTGTGATG GGTCTTCATCCGCACCTGCTGAGCACGGAGCAGCGACGAACTTTCCTTCGAAACGCTCTAGCCGAAACATCTGTTCGAGGCTTTTGTGTCCTCTGTCAACAGTTGGCTGACGACGCAAATGCGCAGTACCAAAGAAGCAAGTTTTCTGCAGGTGTCTCAGGGGGTTCTCAGGGGGGCGAGCCAACTCTCTCGGGAGACGCCACGAGTCGAGGCGGTGATGTGCTGTCAATGTGCTGA
- a CDS encoding hypothetical protein (encoded by transcript TGME49_202940~Predicted trans-membrane domain (TMHMM2.0):34-54:276-296:320-343), translating to MQLEKADFVPPLPPATSTRILSGTMFYRRAAMCKNLVGSVFALPPLLALLLAAWSPQHLPFTLAANGGSEPGTSDVLLDVSFAEVGNQWSSLISSGENGVSELSDDQSSRSQGRERLGGGTGLHHRTTEDEHQETAAGNSSVQTGQHRIFDSQISSGNTAEVVAEPPGSVWGTPLSERLSQADVSKDRTLSPHPSLSPFPARSQSRSLDETREAPCGEKALQSAEALRRRAVFTARRKAQANGAEVPASARGLEERLQRRCVRDRRKALKVEARWKISLLFATLFLQVLDSYIFVYRDYYDQMTVARTGGTRTLGTLLFRFFHNRLVFYVFLAKNLMFFWDVISWLNEYPSFDYSAVLRFSHKHQPLAKRPGTPRKAVGSETKKDVT from the coding sequence ATGCAGCTCGAGAAGGCGGACTTTGTTCCGCCGCTGCCTCCAGCGACTTCTACTCGAATTCTGTCGGGTACTATGTTTTACCGAAGGGCTGCAATGTGCAAGAATCTTGTTGGATCTGTGTTTGCTCTTCCCCCCCTGCTGGCGCTGCTCCTGGCGGCATGGAGTCCTCAGCACTTGCCGTTCACGCTCGCGGCGAACGGCGGCTCCGAGCCTGGAACGAGCGACGTCTTATTGGATGTCTCCTTTGCTGAAGTCGGCAATCAATGGTCCTCACTGATTTCTTCCGGTGAGAATGGCGTTTCTGAGTTGAGCGACGACCAGTCCTCTAGGTCGCAGGGTCGTGAACGACTGGGTGGAGGAACTGGCTTGCACCATCGCACGACAGAGGACGAACACCAGGAGACTGCTGCAGGCAATTCTTCTGTTCAAACCGGGCAACACCGGATTTTTGACTCACAAATCTCTTCTGGAAACACAGCAGAGGTCGTAGCCGAGCCTCCGGGTTCTGTCTGGGGGACGCCACTCAGCGAGCGACTTAGTCAGGCGGACGTCAGCAAGGACCGCACGCTTTCGCCGCATCCGTCCCTTTCTCCATTTCCTGCGAGGTCTCAGTCTCGCTCGCTCGACGAAACGCGGGAAGCCCCGTGTGGTGAGAAGGCACTGCAGTCGGCAGAAGCGTTGCGCCGTCGTGCGGTCTTTACAGCGAGACGGAAGGCGCAGGCAAACGGAGCCGAAGTGCCTGCCAGCGCGCGGGGCCTCGAGGAACGACTGCAACGGCGTTGCGTGCGAGATCGCCGAAAGGCACTGAAGGTCGAGGCGCGGTGGAAAATTTCGCTCCTTTTCGCCACGCTTTTTCTCCAAGTCCTCGACTCGTATATCTTCGTCTACAGAGACTACTACGACCAGATGACCGTGGCGCGAACAGGGGGAACCCGGACTCTTGGGACActgctttttcgtttcttccacAACCGGCTGGTTTTCTACGTGTTCCTGGCAAAAAATCTTATGTTCTTTTGGGACGTGATAAGCTGGCTAAACGAGTACCCGAGTTTCGACTACTCAGCCGTGCTACGATTTTCCCATAAGCACCAGCCCCTTGCCAAGCGACCAGGGACCCCACGAAAGGCCGTGGGATccgaaacgaagaaggatgTGACGtag